Proteins from one Poseidonibacter antarcticus genomic window:
- a CDS encoding sensor histidine kinase, with product MKNKYFLILLNIIISYVSLYFTYTLYENYKKEQESKINTYLDKRIKINKSFIKNAFVTIHNEIESNKKIFLQIHKEAIEILRKDGKINIEILKQKLEKKYNMTNVDFHLFYINKNYLITESTYINDIGFDLSLVPDARKELNRTKVDGLVYQSNTISIDIINSNVKSYSYAKVDDSFYLEIGFINFNIKDILKDTMKNIQTITDKRSQLYRIEQKLDDTEYYDNVLDKKTHLSKEDYIKSRKKFNKYIVSDNPIINSNRKGRIIKRNLEDAIVFYIPLIKKNNEYLVLMGDFVLELYIDMKYEKQLDEKIRFYFYIFILIHLSFLIILYFFTKKYHISQLALEKEKKVEASILEENKEFIILMKDHMRMPLRVIMNNFSFLEKDLSKKLHKYLTQINSAINMLKKSYDDLEYLSTDNQVIYKSTCVNLSSFIQERIDFFSSIAQVQNRILNYTFDKDVYIKINSIELERLIDNNLSNAIKYSQKNSTIYVKLYKVDNLFCLSFASKAEAISDIKKIFIKNYQENKDAKRSLGLGLDMVKIICIKYNIFYEVKYEDEMNVFKYYFKEEIKKQE from the coding sequence ATGAAAAATAAATATTTTCTAATTTTATTGAATATAATTATTAGTTATGTATCACTTTATTTTACTTATACTCTTTATGAAAATTATAAAAAAGAGCAAGAAAGTAAAATTAATACATACTTAGATAAGCGTATTAAAATAAATAAAAGTTTTATCAAAAATGCTTTTGTAACAATTCATAATGAGATTGAGTCAAATAAAAAAATATTCTTACAAATACATAAAGAAGCAATAGAAATATTAAGAAAAGATGGAAAAATTAATATTGAAATACTTAAGCAAAAACTAGAAAAAAAATACAATATGACAAATGTTGATTTTCATCTTTTTTATATTAATAAAAATTATCTTATTACTGAATCAACTTATATAAATGATATAGGTTTTGATTTATCGCTTGTTCCTGATGCTCGTAAAGAGTTAAATCGAACAAAAGTTGATGGTTTAGTATACCAATCTAATACAATTTCAATTGATATTATAAATTCTAATGTAAAAAGTTATTCTTATGCTAAAGTTGATGATTCATTTTATTTAGAAATAGGTTTTATTAATTTTAATATAAAAGATATATTAAAAGATACAATGAAAAACATCCAAACTATAACAGATAAGAGAAGTCAACTTTATAGAATAGAACAAAAGTTAGATGATACGGAATATTATGATAATGTTCTAGATAAGAAAACACACTTATCAAAAGAAGATTATATAAAATCTAGAAAAAAATTTAATAAATATATAGTAAGTGATAATCCAATTATAAATTCTAATAGAAAAGGAAGGATAATAAAAAGAAATCTAGAAGATGCAATTGTATTTTATATTCCTTTAATTAAAAAAAACAATGAATATCTTGTATTAATGGGAGATTTTGTTTTGGAACTTTATATAGATATGAAGTATGAAAAACAATTAGATGAAAAAATAAGATTTTATTTTTATATTTTTATTTTAATTCATCTTTCTTTTCTTATAATACTTTATTTTTTTACAAAAAAATACCATATTTCTCAACTTGCATTAGAAAAAGAGAAAAAAGTAGAAGCATCAATTTTAGAAGAAAATAAAGAATTTATTATTTTGATGAAAGATCATATGCGTATGCCATTACGCGTTATTATGAATAATTTTTCATTCTTAGAAAAAGACTTATCAAAAAAACTTCACAAATATCTAACTCAGATTAATTCAGCTATTAATATGTTGAAAAAATCTTATGATGATCTTGAATATTTATCCACAGATAATCAAGTTATTTACAAAAGTACTTGTGTGAATTTAAGTTCATTTATACAAGAACGAATTGACTTTTTTTCTTCTATTGCACAAGTACAAAATCGTATACTAAATTATACTTTTGATAAAGATGTATATATAAAAATTAATAGTATAGAATTAGAGCGTTTAATTGATAATAACCTTTCTAATGCAATTAAATATAGTCAAAAAAATAGTACGATTTATGTGAAACTTTATAAAGTAGATAATCTCTTTTGTTTAAGTTTTGCATCTAAAGCAGAAGCCATTTCTGATATAAAAAAGATTTTTATAAAAAATTACCAAGAAAATAAAGATGCAAAACGTAGTTTGGGTTTAGGTTTAGATATGGTAAAAATAATTTGTATTAAATATAATATTTTTTATGAAGTAAAATATGAAGATGAAATGAATGTTTTTAAATACTATTTTAAAGAAGAAATAAAAAAACAAGAATAA
- a CDS encoding response regulator transcription factor: MSLNVVIIEDDIQLNLVLSEYFTMKDFKTICIHDGMEAIELIENICAYKVNLYIIDINLPSFNGLDILKYIRKTDIHTPIIIITASLEIQNFTDAFDFGCSEYIKKPFHIKELEVRINKLMNNDIKIIHFSDNFYYNEDNKSFLYENEIIELRFKEQRLIEILFQNANKLVPTEIIHDYVWEGEIRELYPLRQLLTDIRKKLPMDIITTKVKQGYIINTKKYKH; encoded by the coding sequence ATGAGCTTAAATGTTGTTATAATAGAAGATGATATACAACTAAATTTGGTTCTTTCAGAGTATTTTACTATGAAAGATTTTAAAACTATTTGTATACATGATGGAATGGAAGCTATAGAACTTATTGAAAATATCTGTGCATATAAAGTTAATTTGTATATTATTGATATAAATTTACCTTCATTTAATGGTCTTGATATTTTAAAGTATATACGAAAAACAGATATACATACACCTATTATTATAATAACAGCATCTTTAGAAATCCAAAACTTTACTGATGCTTTTGATTTTGGATGCAGTGAGTATATAAAAAAACCTTTTCATATAAAAGAGCTTGAAGTACGCATAAATAAACTTATGAATAATGATATTAAAATAATACATTTTTCTGATAATTTCTATTATAATGAGGATAATAAATCTTTTTTATATGAAAATGAGATTATAGAATTACGATTTAAAGAACAACGCCTAATAGAAATACTATTTCAAAATGCAAATAAACTTGTACCAACAGAAATTATACATGATTATGTTTGGGAAGGTGAAATTCGTGAGTTATATCCTTTAAGACAATTATTAACTGATATTAGAAAAAAACTCCCTATGGATATTATCACTACAAAGGTAAAACAAGGTTATATAATTAATACAAAAAAATATAAACATTAG
- a CDS encoding sensor histidine kinase, with amino-acid sequence MRLTYKILILHIFTVSLTLLFMFLIYDSYKLNQNNTYKNQIKQVVTLNKEFMNKNILYVKKEVNKIKPLFLMIEQELKTLAIDKNINILELQEKLSKQFDLNKKQLSLEVFALDKDYKIINSSNSFDIGYDISINKNEKNTLDMSTKKNVLRQSAGVFFDAFDQNIKKYAFFKLNDSSYLGISIIFNFSQKHKEAFNNLVLSLHSKLNYRYVINDTNNVDYTMALFINKNDFSSRAKYYEKVYENKNKSPRDLSFIKASKEGELYNIQKENILYTYVPLLNKDNKTLALFADVVLEIQSDTLYENIFFQKTYKHIIYFILMHLFMVLMIFYFTTTYYNLEKDLKKAIIKNQDLVKYNKNFIANMVHQIRTPLAVIMSNLSLLEYFTDDKNKYSNQINASITTLSNSYENLSYINSYDLLLYKNKRINISDFLKNRVSYFDCTANANKMNLITNISDNIFLNINDIEFECIVDNTITNSIKYSYFKENIYITLKKNQSNVILSFKNRGYEIENKETLFKKKKKEKNQENLHLGLYVINLIAKKNDIKIVFKREKDFNIFEYHFKI; translated from the coding sequence TTGCGTTTAACTTACAAAATATTAATCTTACATATATTTACTGTTAGTTTAACACTATTATTTATGTTTTTGATATATGACTCTTATAAATTAAATCAAAATAATACATATAAAAATCAGATAAAACAAGTTGTTACATTAAACAAAGAATTTATGAATAAAAATATTTTGTATGTTAAAAAAGAAGTTAATAAGATTAAACCTCTTTTTTTAATGATCGAACAAGAGCTTAAAACTCTTGCTATTGATAAAAATATTAATATATTAGAATTACAAGAAAAGCTATCTAAGCAATTTGATTTAAATAAAAAACAACTTTCACTTGAAGTTTTTGCTTTAGATAAAGATTATAAGATAATTAATAGTAGTAATTCTTTTGATATAGGATATGATATTTCAATAAATAAAAATGAAAAAAACACTCTTGATATGTCTACAAAAAAAAATGTTTTAAGGCAATCAGCAGGAGTTTTTTTTGATGCGTTTGATCAAAATATTAAGAAATATGCTTTTTTTAAACTCAATGATTCTTCATATTTGGGAATAAGTATAATATTTAATTTTTCTCAAAAGCATAAAGAAGCTTTTAACAATTTGGTTCTTTCTCTTCATTCAAAATTAAATTATCGTTATGTAATTAATGATACAAATAATGTTGATTATACAATGGCTTTGTTTATAAATAAAAATGACTTTTCATCACGAGCAAAGTATTATGAAAAAGTTTATGAAAATAAAAATAAATCACCTAGAGACTTGTCTTTTATAAAAGCATCAAAAGAAGGTGAATTATATAATATTCAAAAAGAAAATATTCTTTATACTTATGTACCTTTACTTAATAAAGATAATAAAACTCTGGCTCTTTTTGCAGATGTTGTATTAGAAATACAATCAGATACTTTATATGAGAATATATTCTTTCAAAAAACTTATAAACATATCATCTATTTTATCTTGATGCATTTATTTATGGTTTTGATGATTTTCTATTTTACAACTACATATTATAATTTAGAAAAAGATTTGAAAAAAGCAATCATAAAAAATCAAGATTTAGTTAAATATAATAAAAACTTTATTGCAAATATGGTGCATCAAATACGAACACCTTTGGCTGTTATTATGAGTAATCTATCACTTTTAGAGTATTTTACAGATGATAAAAATAAATATTCTAATCAAATAAATGCATCTATTACAACCTTATCAAATTCATATGAAAATTTATCTTATATAAATTCTTATGATTTATTGTTGTACAAAAATAAAAGAATAAATATAAGTGATTTTCTTAAAAATAGAGTTAGTTATTTTGATTGTACTGCTAATGCTAATAAAATGAATTTAATTACAAATATAAGTGATAATATTTTTCTTAATATAAATGATATTGAATTTGAATGTATTGTTGATAATACAATAACTAATTCAATTAAATACTCTTATTTTAAAGAAAATATATATATAACATTAAAAAAGAATCAATCAAATGTGATTCTTAGTTTTAAAAATCGTGGATATGAAATAGAAAATAAAGAAACATTATTTAAAAAAAAGAAAAAAGAAAAAAATCAAGAAAACTTACATTTAGGCTTATATGTAATAAACTTAATAGCAAAAAAAAATGATATAAAAATAGTCTTTAAAAGAGAAAAAGATTTTAATATCTTTGAATATCATTTTAAAATATAA